The following coding sequences are from one Megamonas funiformis window:
- a CDS encoding RNA-guided endonuclease InsQ/TnpB family protein, with protein sequence MKTYCFKLYNSKRNKKLHRQINAAGLIYNHCIAIHKRYYRLFKKSLHKFVLQKHLTKLKKRAKFSYLKEIGSQSVQNITERIDRAYKLFFRNQKHNVRSAPPSFKKIRKYKSYTLKTSGWKLLGGNVIRIANQKYRYFKSRDIDGKVKTVTIKRDALGDIYLYFSCETNENEVLTRTGESVGFDFGLKIFLTGSERKNIISPLFFKQNAKLIVKANRNLSRKQKASNNRQKARLNLARLHKKVTNMRRDFHWKTAQYLTGKYALISIENLNLKAMQKRFGRKISDLGFADFVNKLKYETQKAGSNVVEVGNFFPSSQLCSNCGYQNKELKELRIREWTCPKCGKHHDRDLNAAINIKKEGERIFFSRK encoded by the coding sequence ATGAAAACCTATTGCTTTAAGCTATATAACTCTAAACGAAATAAAAAACTTCATAGGCAGATTAATGCGGCAGGTCTCATTTATAATCACTGCATTGCAATTCACAAACGGTACTATCGTTTATTTAAAAAATCATTGCACAAATTTGTTCTGCAGAAACACTTAACTAAACTGAAAAAACGGGCAAAATTCAGCTATCTTAAAGAAATAGGTTCACAATCAGTACAAAATATAACTGAACGCATAGACCGTGCCTATAAGTTGTTTTTCAGAAATCAGAAGCATAATGTCCGTTCAGCTCCTCCGTCGTTTAAAAAGATACGTAAATATAAATCATATACTTTGAAAACGTCCGGTTGGAAATTATTGGGTGGAAATGTTATTAGAATTGCCAATCAGAAATATCGCTATTTTAAATCGCGGGATATTGACGGAAAAGTAAAGACCGTAACCATAAAGCGCGATGCTTTAGGCGATATTTATTTGTATTTTTCCTGTGAAACAAATGAAAATGAAGTCTTAACAAGAACAGGTGAAAGCGTCGGTTTTGACTTCGGGTTAAAGATATTTCTCACAGGTTCAGAACGGAAAAATATCATCTCTCCGCTGTTTTTCAAGCAGAATGCAAAATTAATTGTTAAAGCTAACCGCAATTTATCCCGTAAACAAAAAGCTTCTAACAATCGCCAAAAAGCAAGACTGAATTTGGCAAGACTGCATAAAAAAGTAACGAATATGCGCCGTGATTTTCATTGGAAAACGGCACAGTATCTCACTGGTAAATATGCCTTAATCTCTATCGAAAATTTGAATTTAAAAGCCATGCAGAAACGTTTCGGCAGAAAGATATCCGATTTAGGTTTTGCCGATTTTGTAAACAAGTTGAAGTATGAAACACAAAAGGCAGGTTCCAACGTTGTTGAAGTAGGAAATTTCTTTCCGTCAAGTCAGCTATGCAGTAATTGTGGCTATCAAAACAAAGAACTCAAAGAATTGAGAATAAGAGAATGGACTTGTCCAAAATGCGGTAAACATCATGATAGGGATTTAAACGCCGCTATAAATATAAAGAAAGAAGGAGAAAGAATTTTTTTCTCCCGCAAGTAA
- the uraA gene encoding uracil permease produces the protein MGSTSIHVNPATALFMNGIGTILYLIICKGKLPAYLGSSFAFISPVLAVLATSGLSYGDAQGGFIAFGLSFIILSFVVGKLGTAWIDIILPPAAMGAVVAVIGLELAPLALDMSGFISDTMQSQGIPNELAMITSVFTLAVAILASVIGRGFLSVIPVLIGVIAGYIMAFCLGIVDWSGVEAASWVQVPTFYEPTFNIHAIMIIMPALFVVFAEHIGHVVVTSSIVDRDLIKNPGLNRSLFADGVSNVLSGFVGSTPNTTYGENMGVMAITRVYSVWVIGGAAIFAILFSFIGKIAAIIHAIPVPVMGGISVLLFGVIACSGIRMLIEKKVDYTSTKNMILTAVTMISGLSGAAVNIGPVQLKGMGLAVVCGMILSLSFYVFGKLGIANKE, from the coding sequence ATGGGGAGTACGTCAATTCATGTAAATCCAGCAACAGCTTTATTTATGAATGGTATAGGTACAATTTTGTATTTAATCATTTGTAAAGGGAAATTACCTGCTTATTTAGGTTCTAGTTTTGCATTTATTTCTCCAGTTTTAGCAGTGCTTGCTACTAGTGGACTTAGTTATGGCGATGCTCAAGGTGGATTTATAGCATTTGGTTTATCTTTTATTATTTTATCTTTTGTTGTGGGTAAATTAGGTACAGCTTGGATTGATATTATTTTGCCACCAGCTGCAATGGGTGCGGTAGTAGCAGTAATTGGTCTTGAGCTTGCACCACTTGCTTTGGATATGTCTGGTTTTATCAGTGATACAATGCAATCTCAAGGCATTCCAAATGAGCTTGCAATGATTACTTCTGTATTTACATTAGCTGTGGCAATTTTGGCTTCTGTAATTGGTAGAGGATTTTTAAGTGTAATTCCTGTATTAATTGGTGTAATTGCAGGATATATTATGGCTTTTTGTTTAGGTATTGTAGATTGGTCTGGTGTAGAAGCCGCTAGTTGGGTACAAGTACCAACTTTCTATGAACCAACTTTTAATATTCACGCTATCATGATTATTATGCCTGCATTGTTTGTAGTTTTTGCTGAACATATTGGGCATGTTGTTGTTACAAGTAGTATTGTTGATAGAGATTTAATTAAAAATCCAGGACTTAATCGTTCTTTATTTGCTGATGGTGTTTCTAATGTTTTATCTGGTTTTGTAGGCTCAACTCCTAATACTACTTATGGCGAAAATATGGGCGTTATGGCTATTACTCGTGTTTATAGTGTATGGGTAATCGGTGGAGCTGCTATTTTTGCTATTCTTTTCTCTTTTATTGGTAAAATTGCTGCGATTATTCATGCTATTCCAGTACCAGTAATGGGCGGTATTTCTGTATTGTTATTTGGTGTTATCGCTTGTTCTGGTATACGTATGCTTATAGAGAAAAAAGTTGATTATACTAGTACGAAAAATATGATACTTACTGCCGTAACTATGATAAGTGGTCTTAGTGGAGCTGCTGTAAATATTGGTCCTGTACAATTAAAAGGTATGGGCCTTGCTGTTGTCTGTGGCATGATTCTCAGCTTATCGTTTTATGTTTTTGGTAAATTAGGTATAGCTAATAAAGAATAA
- a CDS encoding uracil permease produces MKKFYDVEEKVPLLQGIPLSLQHLFAMFGSTVLVPFLPNVP; encoded by the coding sequence ATGAAAAAGTTTTATGACGTAGAAGAAAAAGTGCCTTTGTTGCAAGGAATTCCACTTAGTTTACAACATTTGTTTGCTATGTTTGGTTCTACAGTGTTAGTTCCTTTTTTACCAAATGTGCCGTAA
- a CDS encoding nucleoside deaminase, whose protein sequence is MTKEEFMLIATQEADSNLTTNEGGPFGAVIVKDGKIVGRGHNRVLIKHDPTCHAEVEAIRDACQNLGTHDLTGCELYTSCYPCPMCLSATIWANIKKVYYGNTAKDADKIGFRDDFIYNYIEGKCQDISVLDLEQFGRDITIKSFDNFAQKTDKTIY, encoded by the coding sequence ATGACTAAAGAAGAATTTATGCTTATTGCAACTCAAGAAGCTGATAGTAATTTAACAACTAATGAAGGTGGCCCTTTCGGTGCAGTTATTGTAAAAGATGGCAAAATCGTAGGTCGTGGTCATAATCGTGTACTTATAAAACATGATCCAACTTGTCATGCCGAAGTTGAAGCTATTCGTGATGCTTGTCAAAACTTAGGTACTCATGATTTAACAGGTTGTGAACTCTATACATCTTGCTATCCATGTCCAATGTGCCTTTCTGCTACTATTTGGGCAAACATTAAAAAAGTTTATTATGGAAACACAGCTAAAGATGCTGATAAAATTGGTTTTAGAGATGATTTCATCTACAACTATATTGAAGGAAAATGCCAAGATATCTCCGTTTTAGATTTAGAACAATTTGGTAGAGATATCACTATAAAATCCTTTGATAACTTTGCACAAAAAACAGACAAAACAATCTACTAA
- a CDS encoding toxic anion resistance protein, which yields MADISLDDLIKAKTQTMDNNADAQNWQVMTKKEEIEQVTKQTELISPEDRKRIDEIKENIDLTNSQTSVQYGINAQRNIAEFSDSILNNIRSKDSGHVGDLLSNLVVKVKGFDVDSKNSGGFIKKIPILGSLVGSAKSMMAEYDKLSVQIDKIQGELDKARMSMMKDIVMFDTMYQRNLEYFKELQLYIKAGEEKILELQQHTIPKLRMEAVNSQNQMAVQVVSDFENAVSRFEKKVHDLKLSKTIAIQTAPQIRLIQNNDKVLVDKVQSAIYNTIPLWKSQIVIALGLSRQQKVLQMQREVTDTTNELLRRNAEMLKQNTIETARETERGIVDIETVKKVNEDLISTIEETIKIQKDGRERRKLAEAELVQIEDKLKQTLLAHR from the coding sequence ATGGCAGATATTAGTTTAGATGATTTAATCAAAGCAAAAACACAGACAATGGACAATAATGCTGATGCTCAAAATTGGCAAGTAATGACAAAAAAAGAAGAGATTGAGCAGGTTACAAAGCAAACAGAATTGATTTCACCGGAAGATAGAAAGCGTATTGATGAAATAAAAGAAAATATAGATTTGACGAATTCACAGACTTCTGTACAATATGGCATAAATGCACAACGAAATATAGCGGAGTTTTCAGATAGTATTTTGAATAATATTCGCAGTAAAGATAGTGGGCATGTTGGCGATTTATTAAGCAATTTAGTAGTAAAAGTAAAAGGTTTTGATGTAGATAGTAAAAACAGTGGCGGATTTATAAAGAAAATACCTATTTTAGGTTCATTAGTTGGCAGTGCTAAAAGTATGATGGCAGAATATGATAAATTATCTGTACAGATTGATAAGATACAAGGCGAATTAGATAAAGCCCGCATGAGCATGATGAAAGATATTGTGATGTTTGATACTATGTATCAACGAAATTTAGAGTATTTTAAAGAATTGCAGTTATATATTAAAGCTGGCGAAGAAAAAATCTTAGAATTGCAACAGCATACTATTCCTAAATTACGCATGGAAGCTGTAAATTCTCAAAATCAAATGGCAGTGCAAGTAGTCAGTGATTTTGAAAATGCTGTCAGCCGTTTTGAGAAAAAAGTTCATGATTTGAAATTGAGTAAAACAATAGCTATACAGACAGCACCACAGATACGCCTTATTCAAAATAATGATAAAGTTTTAGTTGACAAGGTACAAAGTGCTATTTATAATACTATTCCATTATGGAAAAGTCAGATTGTAATTGCGCTTGGTTTATCTAGACAGCAAAAAGTTTTACAGATGCAACGTGAAGTAACAGATACTACAAATGAATTATTACGACGTAATGCTGAAATGTTGAAACAAAATACAATAGAGACAGCACGTGAAACAGAACGTGGAATTGTAGATATCGAAACTGTAAAAAAAGTAAATGAAGATTTGATTTCTACTATTGAAGAAACTATTAAAATTCAAAAAGATGGACGTGAACGTCGTAAATTAGCAGAAGCTGAACTTGTACAAATTGAAGATAAATTAAAACAAACTTTATTGGCTCATCGTTGA
- a CDS encoding HD domain-containing protein produces MTNINNVLLEMINYYQGDPKRIQHFLKVHSFAKFIAEQENLPSDKLYILEIAGLMHDIGIKIAEQKYNSSNGKYQELEGPAPAREILEKLQVDTAVIDRVCFLIAHHHTYNNIDDLDYQILIEADFLVNLYEDNCPKQAIENALNRIFKTKTGINLCKTIFDV; encoded by the coding sequence ATGACAAATATAAATAATGTATTACTAGAAATGATTAATTATTATCAGGGCGACCCTAAACGCATTCAACATTTTCTCAAAGTACATAGCTTTGCAAAATTCATAGCAGAACAAGAAAACTTGCCTTCAGATAAATTATATATTTTAGAAATCGCTGGTTTAATGCATGATATCGGCATAAAAATTGCTGAACAAAAATACAACAGTAGCAATGGCAAATATCAAGAATTAGAAGGCCCTGCTCCTGCTAGAGAAATACTTGAAAAACTCCAAGTAGATACTGCTGTAATAGATAGAGTATGTTTCTTGATTGCCCATCATCATACTTATAATAATATTGACGATTTAGATTACCAAATCCTAATAGAAGCAGATTTCTTAGTAAATCTTTATGAAGATAATTGCCCAAAACAAGCTATAGAAAATGCATTAAACAGAATTTTTAAAACTAAAACCGGCATTAATTTATGTAAAACTATTTTCGATGTCTAA
- a CDS encoding Txe/YoeB family addiction module toxin produces MYKIEYYKKALKDIPKLKASGLDKKAKLLIDLIKEDPFQNPPPYEKLLGDLMGYYSRRINIQHRLVYEVLEDEKVIRIIRMWTHYE; encoded by the coding sequence TTGTATAAGATAGAATATTATAAAAAAGCATTAAAAGACATTCCAAAGCTAAAAGCAAGTGGATTAGATAAAAAAGCTAAATTATTAATTGATTTAATAAAGGAAGATCCTTTTCAAAATCCACCACCATATGAAAAACTGTTAGGAGATCTAATGGGATACTATTCTAGAAGAATTAATATTCAACATAGATTAGTATATGAAGTATTAGAAGATGAAAAAGTTATACGTATAATTCGTATGTGGACGCATTATGAATAA
- a CDS encoding type II toxin-antitoxin system Phd/YefM family antitoxin, translating to MITANASNFRKNLYNTLEQVAKYNQVATINTKDGDVVLISADDYKNLMETMYLSSIPNVREDLLKAKTASNEDFVSEDEVEW from the coding sequence ATGATTACAGCTAATGCTTCAAATTTTAGAAAGAATCTTTATAATACTTTAGAACAAGTTGCTAAATATAATCAAGTAGCAACAATTAATACTAAAGATGGCGATGTGGTATTAATTAGTGCGGATGATTATAAAAATCTTATGGAAACAATGTATTTATCTTCTATACCTAATGTGCGAGAAGATTTATTAAAAGCTAAAACTGCATCTAATGAAGATTTTGTTTCAGAAGATGAGGTTGAATGGTAA
- a CDS encoding 5-bromo-4-chloroindolyl phosphate hydrolysis family protein, with protein sequence MFSFIMFLAVITTILAFIGFDMITHFSDIVNLIGAVALGVGVFLTFKPNKKKQISLDLDDSENSKLLQESYQKALEDYNYIKGSLKYIRDSELKMHVQDMQKVSLNILQYLQKHPEKITLARRFIDYYQDTVAGLIEKYVEIENTQLNTDSVNDIKERTKNTLYGLSNAYTEQFEKLINDQLLDMDAELKVMENTIKADGFDVKKQDRTQEIKSGFSYRRKNCMHDKPMQRMRWQLKHLPERFFDSDEVLRKKLIAGGLGILFGGFGAHKFYLGKTFMGIFYLLFSWTGIPFIAGFIEGIRYLFMDKDDFYRKFFDNMNRG encoded by the coding sequence ATGTTTAGTTTTATTATGTTTTTAGCAGTTATAACGACTATTTTGGCTTTTATTGGGTTTGATATGATAACACATTTTAGTGATATTGTAAATTTGATAGGAGCAGTAGCTTTAGGTGTAGGCGTCTTTTTGACATTTAAACCAAATAAGAAAAAGCAGATTAGTTTAGATTTAGATGATAGTGAAAATAGTAAATTATTGCAGGAAAGTTATCAAAAAGCGTTAGAGGATTATAATTATATAAAAGGCTCATTGAAATATATCAGAGATAGTGAATTAAAAATGCATGTGCAAGACATGCAAAAGGTATCTTTGAATATTTTACAATATCTACAAAAACATCCAGAAAAAATTACTTTAGCTAGAAGATTTATCGATTATTATCAAGATACTGTGGCTGGTTTAATTGAAAAGTATGTAGAAATAGAAAATACGCAGTTAAATACAGATAGTGTAAATGATATAAAGGAAAGAACAAAAAATACTTTATATGGATTGAGTAATGCTTATACAGAGCAATTTGAAAAATTGATAAATGACCAGTTATTAGATATGGACGCGGAATTAAAGGTTATGGAAAATACAATAAAAGCAGATGGTTTTGATGTGAAAAAGCAAGACCGCACTCAAGAGATAAAATCTGGCTTTAGCTATAGACGTAAAAATTGTATGCATGATAAACCTATGCAAAGAATGCGTTGGCAATTAAAGCATTTACCAGAAAGATTTTTTGATAGTGATGAAGTTTTGCGTAAAAAATTAATTGCTGGAGGTCTAGGAATTTTATTTGGTGGTTTTGGCGCACATAAATTTTATTTAGGCAAAACTTTTATGGGAATTTTTTATTTATTATTTTCATGGACAGGCATACCTTTTATTGCGGGATTTATAGAAGGTATACGCTATTTATTTATGGATAAAGATGATTTTTATCGCAAATTTTTCGATAATATGAATAGAGGGTGA